The stretch of DNA AAAGGCATTATTAAGAAGGTCTTCTCAAACTAGTTATCTCCAAACCGATACAACAACTAAGGATGTTATTGTATTCCCGCATTTAACGATTGACAATGATGCACATAGGGTATTGGCAGATGGTAAAGAGGTCAGTTTAACTCCAAAAGAATATGAACTACTATATTTCCTTGCTAAATCACCGGACAAAGTATTTGAACGTGAGCAATTACTCAAAGAAGTTTGGCATTATGAATTTTTTGGGGATTTACGTACGGTTGATACACATGTAAAACGTCTCCGTGAAAAATTAAATAAAGTCTCTGAGCAAGCTGCCAGAATGATTGTTACGGTTTGGGGAGTAGGCTACAAATTTGAGGTCGTTAATGAATGACCTTTTTACGGAGTGTAGTTGGTAAACTTTGGTTTACCATCATATTTTTGGTTGCCTTTATACTTTTCATCTTAACTGTGATGCTTCTAGAATTTTTTGAGAATAACAATATTACGGAAACCAAAAATGATTTAACTCATCAGGCACAAAAAATAGCTAAAGTATTGGAAGGACATCCCGATGAGCAATTTCCCTTAGGTCTAGAAATCTCTTGGGAAATAATCGATGATTTTACTAAAGTGGTCATTATTAAAAATGAAGATGAAATCTATTTCTCTCCTAACTCGGAAAAATCAGTGAAATTATCGGTACCAGAAATCCGCAATGATGTCGAGCTGTCTAAAGTATTTGAGGAAGACATCATTGTAGAAAAGGTTGCAAAGCTTACAACTAATGATTCGGAGCAGGATAGTGCAAAATACTCGATTATAGGTGTTCCGTTGCATGTGGATGATGAGCAAAATGGTGCTGTTTTTATCTATCAATCCCTGGAAATTATCCAAGAAACTACACATTCAACAACTAATTTTATCTTACTTGTTGCTGGTGTTGCTATTATCCTAACAACTATTTTTGCCTTCTTTTTATCTACAAGGATCACAGCCCCATTAAGAAAGATGAGAGAGGCTGCCTTTGAAGTGGCAAGAGGAAAATTCGATACGAAAGTACCGATACTTACTCATGATGAAATTGGGGAACTTGCCACTGCTTTTAACCAAATGGGGCGCCAACTAAAGTTCAATATGAATGCGCTGAGTCAGGAAAAAGAGCAACTTGCGAGTATTTTAAGTAGTATGGCGGATGGCGTTATTACATTTAATCGAGATGGAACCATTTTAATTACCAATCCACCTGCTGATCGATTTTTGCAATATTGGTACTATGAAAAAGGGGGAGCCGGTTCACCTTCAGAAGAAATTCCAACACAGGTAATGGACCTTTTTCAACAAGCCGTTGATACTGAGACTGAACAAGTTGGTGAAATTTCTCTTCAAGGACGTCACTGGGTCATCCTAGTTAGTCCCCTTTATAGTAACCGATTTATTCGTGGAGCAGTAGCTGTTCTTAGAGATATGACTGAAGAGCGGGTATTAGAAAAAATGAGGAAAGATTTTATTGCCAATGTTTCACATGAACTAAGAACTCCTATTTCCATGTTACAAGGCTATAGTGAAGCCATTGTTGACGATATTGCGGAATCTCAGGAAGAGAAAAAGGAAATGGCAAAAGTCATCTATGATGAATCCTTGAGGATGGGGAGGCTTGTTAATGAATTGCTTGATCTTGCAAGAATGGAAGCAGGTCATATTCAATTAACGTTTGACGAAGTTAACCTCCCATCATTTATGAATAGAATCGTTCATAAATTTCAAGGACTGGCCAGAGACAATGAAATTCAACTTAGTGCCGAATTGGAGAATAATCTACCTGATCTATTATTTGATCCCGATCGGATTGAACAAGTACTAACAAACTTACTTGATAATGCCATAAGACATACTCCACAAGGTGGTTCGGTTAAGTTACTTGTAAAAAAGGATGATTTCGGGATAAAAGTGGAAGTGTCTGATTCAGGTTCAGGTATTCCAGAAGAAGATTTACCATTTGTTTTTGAACGTTTTTATAAAGCAGATAAAGCTAGAACTCGAGGCAGGGCAGGTACAGGATTAGGACTAGCGATTGCCAAAAATATTATTGACGCACATCGTGGGCATATCACAGTGCAAAGTAAAATTGGACAAGGAACGACATTTGCCTTCTTACTTCCACGAAAATAAGAAAAAAATGGCGATTTCTCTTGATTCACGGGAAACATATTTATAAAC from Neobacillus sp. CF12 encodes:
- a CDS encoding response regulator transcription factor: MDKEVKILVVDDEERIRRLLKMYLEREEYSIDEAEDGNEALTKAIANDYDVILLDLMMPGKDGIEVCRELREKKATPVIMLTAKGEEVNRVQGFEVGTDDYIVKPFSPREVVLRVKALLRRSSQTSYLQTDTTTKDVIVFPHLTIDNDAHRVLADGKEVSLTPKEYELLYFLAKSPDKVFEREQLLKEVWHYEFFGDLRTVDTHVKRLREKLNKVSEQAARMIVTVWGVGYKFEVVNE
- a CDS encoding ATP-binding protein codes for the protein MTFLRSVVGKLWFTIIFLVAFILFILTVMLLEFFENNNITETKNDLTHQAQKIAKVLEGHPDEQFPLGLEISWEIIDDFTKVVIIKNEDEIYFSPNSEKSVKLSVPEIRNDVELSKVFEEDIIVEKVAKLTTNDSEQDSAKYSIIGVPLHVDDEQNGAVFIYQSLEIIQETTHSTTNFILLVAGVAIILTTIFAFFLSTRITAPLRKMREAAFEVARGKFDTKVPILTHDEIGELATAFNQMGRQLKFNMNALSQEKEQLASILSSMADGVITFNRDGTILITNPPADRFLQYWYYEKGGAGSPSEEIPTQVMDLFQQAVDTETEQVGEISLQGRHWVILVSPLYSNRFIRGAVAVLRDMTEERVLEKMRKDFIANVSHELRTPISMLQGYSEAIVDDIAESQEEKKEMAKVIYDESLRMGRLVNELLDLARMEAGHIQLTFDEVNLPSFMNRIVHKFQGLARDNEIQLSAELENNLPDLLFDPDRIEQVLTNLLDNAIRHTPQGGSVKLLVKKDDFGIKVEVSDSGSGIPEEDLPFVFERFYKADKARTRGRAGTGLGLAIAKNIIDAHRGHITVQSKIGQGTTFAFLLPRK